A single genomic interval of Stenotrophomonas sp. ZAC14D1_NAIMI4_1 harbors:
- a CDS encoding TonB-dependent receptor, protein MRTANRQIKPSRVPLTLAVLACLQAAPVFAQEAEPQQPTTTSSSASKNATNLDAISVTGSLIKRPEYETTSPVQVISIDKSIASGQFDTADFLQTSAIAAGSTQMNNQFGGFVVEGGTGVQTVSLRGLGANRTLVLLDGQRPGPAGTRGQVGSFDLNVIPQAILQRIEIVKDGSSSIYGSDALAGVVNLITKKSIDRPEMTYSMSVPQHGGGEQFSASIANGWNFEKGSIVAAAQWDRLNALTVGDRDFFSCAQDMVWGTDGKRIDREDRSILAGTDLAGCSTGNLYANTIINYNNSAIRYVPSPDGSTVGPFPGYRPRPRPTPTYANGGTAYYEDVLNYPFYHDQEVINQRERATLYAATDFSFDSFNWKTQFLYNRRETKAHSWRQFFPIVYSEAADDLFQVIMPFPSDQKITVDYFYGTTKFDGQFKSTESWAWEINAGYSRSSGDYGALAIDATRTGDLSYDNSGDMPVDYFNAGFLSGQRMDELVNAIGRYHTGNTVYEQTSANAILSGNLFTLPAGDVASAFGVEFRKYKINDTPSEFSRSGNIWGSSTADITKGTDKVKEAFAEVDVPLLKGIPGIESLSVNLSGRVFEYDSVSGSDKVWKTGVNWQIVPSLRVRGTMGTSYRAPGLYELYLGNQTGFLAQNQIDPCILWGDSNNDFLRANCGAAGIPETYAGGGGSATIYSGGGAGQLKPETSKAKTLGLVWTPTFANLNIALDYFDYDVRGEITQLDEYDIVFGCYGSAVYPNSFCNNLVRNSPTDPANPNQITTIYNQYVNINRERTRGYDLQINYDNDFAFGKLSAEAQVTYTLEDTYQLFDSAADSGFTTSDQVGYIGRPKTVGLASVSLERGDWAFNWQGVYNSSTQNKDLDRTFTYSGYQNATRDIKAGWQFRHNVSVAYNMDDWSLMVGVRNLFDKAPDLISNTAGTRYGNTPLYASQYDWYGRTFFARVSYKF, encoded by the coding sequence ATGCGCACCGCCAATCGCCAGATCAAGCCAAGCCGCGTCCCATTGACCCTCGCCGTCCTCGCATGCCTGCAGGCCGCGCCCGTCTTTGCCCAGGAAGCGGAACCGCAGCAGCCGACGACCACGTCGAGCAGCGCGTCCAAGAACGCCACCAACCTGGATGCCATCAGCGTCACCGGTTCGCTCATCAAGCGCCCGGAGTACGAAACCACCTCGCCGGTGCAGGTCATCTCGATCGACAAGAGCATCGCCTCCGGTCAGTTCGACACCGCTGACTTCCTGCAGACCTCGGCGATCGCCGCTGGCTCGACCCAGATGAACAACCAGTTCGGCGGCTTCGTCGTCGAAGGCGGCACCGGCGTGCAGACCGTCTCGCTGCGTGGCCTGGGCGCCAACCGCACCCTGGTCCTGCTCGACGGCCAGCGCCCCGGCCCGGCCGGTACCCGCGGCCAGGTCGGCTCATTCGACCTGAACGTCATTCCGCAGGCCATCCTGCAGCGCATTGAAATCGTGAAGGACGGCTCGTCCTCCATCTACGGCTCGGACGCTCTGGCCGGCGTGGTCAACCTGATCACCAAGAAGAGCATCGACCGCCCGGAGATGACCTACTCGATGAGCGTTCCGCAGCACGGCGGCGGCGAGCAGTTCTCTGCCTCGATCGCCAACGGCTGGAACTTCGAGAAGGGCAGCATCGTTGCTGCGGCCCAGTGGGACCGCCTGAACGCCCTGACCGTCGGCGACCGTGACTTCTTCTCCTGCGCCCAGGACATGGTGTGGGGCACTGACGGCAAGCGTATCGACCGCGAGGATCGTTCGATCCTGGCCGGCACCGACCTGGCAGGCTGCAGCACCGGCAACCTGTACGCCAATACCATCATCAACTACAACAACTCGGCGATCCGCTACGTGCCCTCGCCCGATGGCAGCACTGTCGGTCCGTTCCCGGGCTACCGCCCGCGCCCGCGCCCGACCCCCACCTACGCCAACGGTGGTACGGCCTATTACGAGGACGTGCTGAACTACCCGTTCTACCATGACCAGGAAGTGATCAACCAGCGCGAACGCGCCACGCTGTACGCCGCCACCGATTTCAGCTTCGACAGCTTCAACTGGAAGACGCAGTTCCTGTACAACCGCCGCGAGACCAAGGCGCACTCCTGGCGCCAGTTCTTCCCGATCGTGTACAGCGAAGCGGCCGATGACCTCTTCCAGGTCATCATGCCGTTCCCGAGCGACCAGAAGATCACCGTCGACTACTTCTACGGCACCACCAAGTTCGACGGCCAGTTCAAGTCCACCGAGAGCTGGGCCTGGGAAATCAACGCCGGCTACAGCCGCTCGAGCGGCGATTACGGTGCGCTGGCCATCGATGCGACCCGTACGGGTGATCTGTCCTACGACAACAGCGGCGACATGCCGGTCGACTACTTCAACGCCGGCTTCCTGAGTGGCCAGCGCATGGACGAGCTGGTGAACGCGATCGGCCGGTACCACACTGGCAACACCGTGTACGAACAGACCAGTGCGAACGCCATCCTCAGCGGCAACCTGTTCACGCTGCCGGCCGGCGACGTCGCCTCGGCCTTCGGCGTCGAGTTCCGCAAGTACAAGATCAACGACACCCCGTCGGAGTTCTCGCGCTCGGGCAACATCTGGGGTTCCAGCACCGCCGACATCACCAAGGGTACCGACAAGGTGAAGGAAGCCTTCGCCGAAGTGGACGTGCCGCTGCTGAAGGGCATTCCGGGCATCGAATCGCTGTCGGTCAACCTGTCCGGCCGCGTGTTCGAATATGACTCCGTGTCGGGTTCGGACAAGGTCTGGAAGACCGGCGTGAACTGGCAGATCGTCCCCTCGCTGCGCGTCCGCGGCACCATGGGCACCTCCTACCGTGCGCCGGGCCTGTATGAGCTGTACCTGGGCAACCAGACCGGCTTCCTGGCCCAGAACCAGATCGACCCCTGCATCCTGTGGGGCGACAGCAACAACGACTTCCTGCGCGCCAACTGCGGTGCGGCTGGCATTCCGGAAACCTACGCCGGCGGCGGTGGCAGTGCCACCATCTATTCCGGTGGCGGCGCTGGCCAGCTGAAGCCGGAAACCTCCAAGGCCAAGACCCTGGGCCTGGTGTGGACCCCGACCTTCGCCAACCTGAACATCGCGCTGGACTACTTCGACTACGACGTGCGCGGCGAAATCACCCAGCTTGACGAATACGACATCGTGTTCGGCTGCTACGGTTCGGCCGTGTACCCGAACTCGTTCTGCAACAACCTGGTGCGCAACAGCCCGACCGATCCGGCCAACCCGAACCAGATCACCACCATCTACAACCAGTACGTGAACATCAACCGCGAGCGTACCCGCGGCTACGACCTGCAGATCAACTACGACAACGACTTCGCCTTCGGCAAGTTGTCCGCCGAAGCGCAGGTCACCTACACGCTGGAAGACACCTACCAGCTGTTCGACTCGGCAGCTGACAGCGGCTTCACCACCTCCGACCAGGTGGGCTACATCGGCCGTCCGAAGACCGTCGGCCTGGCCAGCGTGAGCCTGGAGCGCGGTGACTGGGCCTTCAACTGGCAGGGTGTCTACAACAGCAGCACGCAGAACAAGGATCTGGACCGGACCTTCACCTACTCCGGCTACCAGAACGCAACGCGCGACATCAAGGCCGGCTGGCAGTTCCGCCACAACGTCTCGGTGGCCTACAACATGGACGACTGGAGCCTGATGGTCGGCGTGCGCAACCTGTTCGACAAGGCACCGGACCTGATTTCCAACACCGCCGGTACCCGCTACGGCAACACCCCGCTGTACGCATCGCAGTACGACTGGTACGGTCGTACGTTCTTCGCCCGGGTTTCCTACAAGTTCTGA
- a CDS encoding TonB-dependent receptor gives MTIHRTPGRHPLTCALLAGLMAAAAAPAFAQDAESTGNRAVDLDKVTVTGSRIARTGFVTPSPVTAISAEEIRGTGAVNIGDLMAKMPQLTPTYTMGNSTRFIGTAGLGLMDLRGMGTARTLVLVNGRRHVGASPGSTAVDVNTIPVEWIERVEVITGGASAVYGADAVAGVVNFIMKKKFDGFELRAQRGAASEGSFDRSFISFSGGKDFADGRGSAAIAMEYSTQGRYGRGDRAIGREFLTTVNNPNYDASKPPSESNPQTILQGPGGNHALSYGGTFTLGAFRADGSNRYVFNPDGTFRKNRYDGTIVSANTCTNCDFADLNAVADLEPAFNRFSFNTAVNFDLNDDHRLFFEGKYTKTESEFFGQPTFDQVGTARALRIQRDNAYVTPELGALMDANGLSTLLVSRFNVDSGRRGENVERSTARAVLGLEGNLGADWTYEASANFGQTTIDRINFNNRIEERWQAGLDAVINPANGQIVCRSTLNPNAVNPYTGRAYSAALVAGCVPFNVMGNGKVSPEAAAWFNTNSLNQSKLKQQVFSASVANGSLFSLPAGDMGIAAGVEYRKEQSQENTDPLSAMGLTFLNAIPSRGGEYDTKEAFVETSVPLLADIPGIRRLNLDLAGRYSDYSTIGETKTWNVGLDWEVLSSLRFRASLAKAVRAPSIGELFNPQSQNFATINDPCNTLSTNSNRPGTAKDPALRAANCAALGIPSNWVDTYTATRPGVSGGNPDLKPERSKSVTMGFVWQPEFLDGFGMSMDYWRITLEDAIGSVTAQTNATRCVDSPGGVQNNSFCDMVVRASGTAGTPYSIIGWTALAENLAKSRRVGVDVEMDYRFQLAGGNTTLRLVGTRLIQSREWAFQAFPDEFTEYVTYYSDPRWRGQFNVNYDLGNFRAKWDMIYVDGNLRVTPDSYKSNPGSQSPIRNPSYLYHNMQVGYKIADSGVEVYLGVDNVFDKDPPVNYFGTDLGSSYYDMVGRYAYVGVTYKF, from the coding sequence ATGACGATTCACCGCACGCCCGGTCGCCACCCGCTGACCTGCGCCCTGCTGGCCGGCCTGATGGCCGCCGCTGCAGCACCGGCCTTCGCCCAGGACGCCGAGTCCACCGGCAACAGGGCCGTCGACCTGGACAAGGTCACCGTCACCGGCTCGCGTATCGCGCGTACCGGTTTCGTCACCCCGTCGCCGGTCACGGCCATCTCGGCCGAGGAAATCCGTGGCACCGGCGCGGTGAACATCGGTGACCTGATGGCAAAGATGCCGCAGCTCACCCCGACCTACACCATGGGCAACTCGACCCGTTTCATCGGCACCGCCGGTCTGGGCCTGATGGATCTGCGTGGCATGGGCACCGCACGCACCCTGGTGCTGGTCAACGGCCGCCGCCACGTGGGCGCCAGCCCGGGCTCCACCGCCGTGGACGTCAACACCATCCCGGTCGAGTGGATCGAGCGCGTTGAAGTGATCACCGGTGGTGCATCCGCCGTGTACGGCGCCGATGCGGTTGCCGGCGTGGTCAACTTCATCATGAAGAAGAAGTTCGATGGCTTCGAACTGCGCGCCCAGCGCGGCGCAGCATCGGAAGGCAGCTTCGACCGTTCCTTCATCAGCTTCTCCGGCGGCAAGGACTTTGCCGACGGCCGCGGCAGCGCCGCCATCGCGATGGAGTACAGCACCCAGGGCCGCTACGGCCGTGGCGATCGCGCGATCGGCCGTGAGTTCCTGACCACGGTCAACAACCCGAACTATGACGCCAGCAAGCCGCCGAGCGAAAGCAACCCGCAGACCATCCTGCAGGGTCCGGGCGGCAACCATGCGCTGTCCTACGGCGGCACGTTCACCCTCGGCGCATTCCGCGCTGACGGTTCGAACCGCTATGTGTTCAATCCCGATGGCACGTTCCGCAAGAACCGCTATGACGGCACGATCGTCAGCGCGAACACCTGTACGAACTGCGATTTCGCCGATCTGAATGCCGTCGCGGATCTGGAGCCGGCGTTCAACCGCTTCAGCTTCAACACCGCCGTCAACTTCGATCTGAACGACGACCACCGCCTGTTCTTCGAAGGCAAGTACACCAAGACCGAATCGGAGTTCTTCGGCCAGCCGACCTTCGACCAGGTGGGTACCGCGCGCGCCCTGCGCATCCAGCGCGACAATGCGTACGTGACCCCGGAGCTGGGCGCCCTGATGGACGCCAACGGCCTGAGCACCCTGCTCGTGTCGCGCTTCAACGTTGATTCCGGCCGTCGCGGCGAAAACGTCGAGCGCTCCACCGCACGTGCCGTGCTGGGCCTGGAAGGCAACCTGGGCGCCGACTGGACCTACGAGGCTTCGGCCAACTTCGGCCAGACCACCATCGATCGCATCAACTTCAACAACCGTATTGAAGAGCGTTGGCAGGCCGGTCTGGATGCCGTCATCAATCCGGCCAACGGCCAGATCGTCTGCCGCTCGACGCTGAACCCCAACGCCGTCAACCCGTATACCGGCCGTGCCTACTCGGCCGCCCTGGTCGCCGGCTGCGTTCCGTTCAACGTGATGGGCAACGGCAAGGTCAGCCCGGAAGCAGCTGCATGGTTCAACACCAATTCGCTGAACCAGTCCAAGCTGAAGCAGCAGGTGTTCAGCGCCTCGGTGGCCAACGGCTCGCTGTTCTCGCTGCCGGCCGGTGACATGGGCATCGCAGCAGGCGTGGAGTACCGCAAGGAACAGAGCCAGGAAAACACCGATCCGCTGTCGGCGATGGGCCTGACCTTCCTGAACGCCATCCCGAGCCGTGGTGGCGAGTACGACACCAAGGAAGCCTTCGTGGAAACCTCGGTGCCGCTGCTGGCCGACATCCCGGGCATCCGCCGCCTGAACCTGGATCTGGCCGGTCGTTACTCGGACTACAGCACCATCGGCGAAACCAAGACCTGGAACGTCGGCCTGGATTGGGAAGTGCTGAGCTCCCTGCGCTTCCGCGCCAGCCTGGCCAAGGCCGTCCGCGCCCCGAGCATCGGCGAACTGTTCAACCCGCAGTCGCAGAACTTCGCGACCATCAACGATCCCTGCAATACGCTCTCGACCAACTCGAACCGTCCGGGCACCGCGAAGGATCCGGCACTGCGTGCAGCCAACTGCGCCGCGCTGGGCATCCCGAGCAACTGGGTGGACACCTACACGGCGACCCGCCCGGGCGTCAGCGGCGGCAACCCGGACCTGAAGCCGGAGCGTTCCAAGTCGGTGACCATGGGCTTCGTGTGGCAGCCTGAGTTCCTGGACGGCTTCGGCATGTCGATGGACTACTGGCGCATCACGCTGGAAGACGCGATCGGTTCGGTGACCGCGCAGACCAACGCAACCCGTTGCGTTGACTCGCCCGGCGGCGTGCAGAACAACTCGTTCTGCGACATGGTGGTCCGCGCCAGCGGCACCGCAGGCACCCCGTACAGCATCATCGGCTGGACCGCGCTTGCCGAGAACCTGGCCAAGTCCCGCCGCGTCGGCGTCGACGTGGAAATGGACTACCGCTTCCAGCTGGCAGGCGGCAACACCACCCTGCGCCTGGTCGGTACCCGCCTGATCCAGTCGCGTGAGTGGGCCTTCCAGGCGTTCCCGGATGAGTTCACCGAGTACGTCACCTACTACAGCGATCCGCGCTGGCGCGGCCAGTTCAACGTCAACTATGACCTGGGCAACTTCCGCGCGAAGTGGGACATGATCTACGTCGACGGCAACCTGCGCGTGACCCCGGACAGCTACAAGTCCAACCCGGGTTCGCAGAGCCCGATCCGCAACCCGTCGTACCTGTACCACAACATGCAGGTCGGCTATAAGATCGCGGACTCCGGCGTGGAGGTCTACCTGGGCGTGGACAACGTGTTCGACAAGGATCCGCCGGTGAACTACTTCGGCACCGATCTGGGCTCGTCCTACTACGACATGGTCGGCCGTTATGCCTACGTGGGCGTGACCTACAAGTTCTGA
- a CDS encoding M13-type metalloendopeptidase, whose amino-acid sequence MTRTPKIVLLTLAVSAALVGCGKTDTPAKDATASTPAATDQATTYKLDEAKLPAYNAFQASDLDSAMDACGAFGDYVNSKWLAANEIPGDRTSWGAFTILDERSVAVQHQLAEQLAQVKNPNHIEKIVGDLWATGMDEAKINAQGIEPLKADLAAIDGLQDKAAIADYLRTSAAKGDNVLFGFGAEADFKNSAMNMAYASQGGLGLPDTTYYTDTKNADKLKAYQAHVAKVLELSGVAAADAAKQAEDVVKFETRLAKASKSRVDLSRNVELFYNPVTLADADKLTPNFSWTEFFKSQGVAAPEKFSLAMPAFHEEVSKALGDTDPSVWRAYLRFHTVDGASPYLADAFVQENYEFYGKTLNGQKEQKPRWKRVLGTIENDAGEAFGQLYVKVAFSPEAKAKMEELVKNLAASLKERIQGLSWMSDETKAKAIAKWETFTPKIGYPDKWRDWAGLQTQRDSYLGNVRAANEFNYKFNLSKVGKPVDKTEWGMTPQTVNAYYNPLQNEIVFPAAILQPPFFDPKADDALNYGGIGAVIGHEMTHGYDDQGARFGPTGNLEDWWTPADKKNFEGLTGKLVKQFDQYKVDGQAVNGHLTLGENIADLGGLATAYDALQKATAGKEDPKVDGFTRDQRFFFNWATVWRTKYTAENAKVRLATDPHAPAQFRAMGAPSNLPTFAAAFQCKAGSPMARTGDQQVVIW is encoded by the coding sequence GTGACCCGTACTCCCAAGATCGTGCTGCTGACCCTGGCCGTTTCGGCCGCGCTGGTCGGCTGCGGCAAGACCGACACCCCGGCAAAGGACGCCACCGCCTCCACGCCGGCCGCCACTGACCAGGCCACCACCTACAAGCTGGACGAGGCCAAGCTGCCGGCCTACAACGCCTTCCAGGCCAGTGACCTGGACAGCGCGATGGACGCCTGCGGCGCCTTTGGCGACTACGTCAACAGCAAGTGGCTGGCCGCCAATGAGATTCCGGGCGACCGCACCAGCTGGGGCGCCTTCACCATCCTCGACGAGCGTTCGGTGGCCGTGCAGCACCAGCTGGCCGAGCAGCTTGCCCAGGTCAAGAACCCGAACCACATCGAGAAGATCGTCGGCGACCTGTGGGCCACCGGCATGGACGAAGCCAAGATCAACGCCCAGGGCATCGAGCCGCTGAAGGCTGACCTGGCCGCCATCGACGGCCTGCAGGACAAGGCCGCCATCGCCGATTACCTGCGCACCAGCGCAGCCAAGGGCGACAACGTCCTGTTCGGCTTCGGCGCCGAAGCGGACTTCAAGAACTCGGCCATGAACATGGCCTACGCCAGCCAGGGCGGCCTGGGCCTGCCGGACACCACCTATTACACCGACACCAAGAACGCCGACAAGCTGAAGGCCTACCAGGCGCACGTCGCCAAGGTGCTGGAACTGTCGGGCGTGGCCGCTGCCGATGCCGCCAAGCAGGCCGAGGACGTGGTCAAGTTCGAGACCCGCCTGGCCAAGGCCTCCAAGTCGCGCGTCGACCTGTCGCGCAACGTCGAGCTGTTCTACAACCCGGTCACCCTGGCCGACGCCGACAAGCTGACCCCGAACTTCAGCTGGACCGAGTTCTTCAAGTCGCAGGGCGTTGCCGCACCGGAGAAGTTCTCGCTGGCCATGCCGGCCTTCCACGAGGAAGTGAGCAAGGCACTGGGCGACACCGATCCGTCGGTCTGGCGCGCCTACCTGCGCTTCCACACCGTTGATGGCGCCTCGCCGTACCTGGCCGACGCCTTCGTGCAGGAGAACTACGAGTTCTACGGCAAGACCCTCAATGGCCAGAAGGAACAGAAGCCGCGCTGGAAGCGCGTGCTGGGCACCATCGAGAACGATGCCGGCGAAGCCTTTGGCCAGCTGTACGTGAAGGTCGCCTTCTCGCCGGAAGCCAAGGCGAAGATGGAAGAACTGGTGAAGAACCTGGCCGCGTCGCTGAAGGAACGCATCCAGGGCCTGAGCTGGATGAGCGACGAGACCAAGGCCAAGGCCATCGCCAAGTGGGAAACCTTCACCCCGAAGATCGGTTACCCGGACAAGTGGCGTGACTGGGCCGGCCTGCAGACCCAGCGCGACAGCTACCTGGGCAACGTGCGCGCCGCCAACGAGTTCAACTACAAGTTCAACCTGTCCAAGGTCGGCAAGCCGGTGGACAAGACCGAGTGGGGCATGACTCCGCAGACGGTCAACGCCTACTACAACCCGCTGCAGAACGAGATCGTGTTCCCGGCCGCCATCCTGCAGCCGCCGTTCTTCGACCCGAAGGCCGACGACGCCCTGAACTACGGCGGCATCGGCGCAGTGATCGGCCACGAAATGACCCACGGTTACGACGACCAGGGCGCACGTTTCGGGCCGACCGGCAACCTGGAAGACTGGTGGACCCCGGCTGACAAGAAGAACTTCGAAGGCCTGACCGGCAAGCTGGTCAAGCAGTTCGACCAGTACAAGGTCGACGGCCAGGCCGTGAACGGCCACCTGACCCTGGGCGAGAACATCGCCGACCTGGGTGGCCTGGCCACCGCCTACGACGCCCTGCAGAAGGCCACCGCCGGCAAGGAAGATCCGAAGGTCGACGGCTTCACCCGCGACCAGCGCTTCTTCTTCAACTGGGCCACCGTGTGGCGCACCAAGTACACCGCTGAAAACGCCAAGGTCCGCCTGGCGACCGACCCGCACGCCCCGGCGCAGTTCCGCGCCATGGGTGCGCCGTCGAACCTGCCGACCTTCGCCGCTGCATTCCAGTGCAAGGCCGGCTCGCCGATGGCCCGCACCGGCGACCAGCAGGTGGTGATCTGGTAA
- a CDS encoding M13 family metallopeptidase has product MPNFRPLAVALGISLATLVPTHDAFAAKKKAVRAPAVSAQCSDFYDATNADWLKANPVPQSGAATALGQLVDRSRQQQRELLDASMKVPQGNVQKLLGDFWASGLDEAAVEADGSNPIAPLLTRINAIKKAKDVPASIAALHQVGIPVAFNFGPDVDLKALDRHIGYFMQGGMGLPDPAFYTRTDADTVALMGRYRNYVKQILALTGTPAAKLDAESQSVIELETELARNAQSLAGINNPFNNYAPISTKDLNSRYRNLQLDAFLKAQGVNDDLVSLADPGLFKQLDTMVTKLKPEQWKAYLRWRVGDSMAPYLSKAYRDAEFEFRGRVLRGQTLPAQRWESVLDAINVAAGPMVGREYAARYLSAEDRRQAAWIVDKVREVQIEAVKNSTWMSAEAKTEAQAKLGALKIEIGTPLRDLDYTVQPMGRGSFGSNMLIASTWRHREEMKRIGKGNADRRWDVLPQQPSLAYDLAQNRLIVTAAILQGPVFNAKADAADKFGSFGGLVGHELNRAIDAKGALVDAKGELRSWWTPADKTAWTLLGSRVAAQYGAYEFPGVKGAKVNGTLTQEENLADIAGLELAWAAYTAQEPKAKPAQQQGFFRAWAALWPQQLSPNEAARRLTADIRAPGRWRTNGPLSNLPAFGATFSCKAGQPMQRTDAEQIKVWR; this is encoded by the coding sequence ATGCCCAATTTCCGTCCGCTTGCCGTCGCCCTGGGTATCAGCCTGGCGACCCTGGTCCCGACCCACGATGCGTTCGCCGCCAAGAAGAAGGCCGTGCGCGCCCCGGCCGTCAGCGCCCAGTGCAGCGATTTCTACGATGCCACCAACGCGGACTGGCTGAAGGCCAACCCGGTGCCGCAGTCCGGTGCCGCCACCGCGCTGGGCCAGCTGGTCGACCGCAGCCGCCAGCAGCAGCGTGAACTGCTGGACGCCTCGATGAAGGTGCCGCAGGGCAACGTGCAGAAGCTGCTGGGCGACTTCTGGGCCAGCGGCCTGGACGAAGCCGCGGTGGAAGCCGATGGCTCCAACCCGATCGCCCCGCTGCTGACCCGCATCAACGCGATCAAGAAGGCCAAGGACGTGCCGGCCTCGATTGCCGCGCTGCACCAGGTCGGCATCCCGGTGGCCTTCAACTTCGGCCCGGACGTGGACCTGAAGGCGCTGGACCGCCACATCGGCTACTTCATGCAGGGCGGCATGGGCCTGCCCGATCCGGCGTTCTACACCCGTACCGACGCCGACACCGTGGCCCTGATGGGCCGCTACCGCAACTACGTCAAGCAGATCCTGGCCCTGACCGGCACCCCGGCAGCCAAGCTGGATGCCGAATCGCAGTCGGTGATCGAACTGGAAACCGAACTGGCCCGCAACGCGCAGTCGCTGGCCGGCATCAACAACCCGTTCAACAACTACGCGCCGATCTCGACCAAGGATCTCAACAGCCGCTACCGCAACCTGCAGCTGGATGCCTTCCTGAAGGCGCAGGGCGTGAACGACGACCTGGTCTCGCTGGCGGACCCGGGCCTGTTCAAGCAGCTCGACACCATGGTCACCAAGCTCAAGCCGGAACAGTGGAAGGCTTACCTGCGCTGGCGCGTGGGCGACTCGATGGCGCCGTACCTGTCCAAGGCCTACCGCGACGCCGAATTCGAGTTCCGCGGCCGCGTACTGCGTGGCCAGACCCTGCCCGCGCAGCGCTGGGAAAGCGTCCTGGATGCCATCAACGTGGCCGCCGGCCCGATGGTCGGCCGCGAGTACGCCGCCCGCTACCTGTCCGCCGAAGACCGTCGCCAGGCGGCGTGGATCGTCGACAAGGTGCGTGAAGTGCAGATCGAGGCGGTCAAGAACAGCACCTGGATGAGCGCCGAGGCCAAGACCGAGGCACAAGCCAAGCTGGGCGCGCTGAAGATCGAGATCGGCACCCCGCTGCGCGACCTGGACTACACCGTGCAGCCGATGGGCCGTGGCTCGTTCGGCAGCAACATGCTGATCGCTTCGACCTGGCGCCACCGCGAGGAAATGAAGCGCATCGGCAAGGGCAACGCCGACCGCCGCTGGGACGTGCTGCCGCAGCAGCCGTCGCTGGCCTACGACCTGGCGCAGAACCGCCTGATCGTCACTGCCGCCATCCTGCAGGGCCCGGTGTTCAACGCCAAGGCCGATGCCGCCGACAAGTTCGGCAGCTTCGGTGGCCTGGTCGGCCACGAACTGAACCGCGCCATCGACGCCAAGGGCGCCCTGGTCGATGCCAAGGGTGAACTGCGCAGCTGGTGGACCCCGGCCGACAAGACCGCCTGGACCCTGCTGGGCAGCCGCGTGGCCGCGCAGTACGGCGCCTACGAATTCCCCGGCGTGAAGGGTGCCAAGGTCAACGGCACGCTGACCCAGGAAGAGAACCTGGCCGACATCGCCGGCCTGGAACTGGCCTGGGCGGCCTACACCGCGCAGGAGCCGAAGGCCAAGCCGGCGCAGCAGCAGGGCTTCTTCCGCGCCTGGGCTGCACTGTGGCCGCAGCAGCTGTCGCCGAACGAAGCCGCTCGCCGCCTGACCGCCGACATCCGTGCACCGGGCCGCTGGCGCACCAACGGCCCGCTGTCGAACCTGCCGGCGTTCGGCGCGACCTTCAGCTGCAAGGCCGGCCAGCCGATGCAGCGCACCGACGCCGAGCAGATCAAGGTCTGGCGCTGA